A genomic region of Eucalyptus grandis isolate ANBG69807.140 chromosome 5, ASM1654582v1, whole genome shotgun sequence contains the following coding sequences:
- the LOC104446014 gene encoding NAC domain-containing protein 72-like, which produces MATRHPGFCFQPTDQELFSDYLMRRLNKEPLPDPNLIRDCDVYGGGEPWKIFDKDRGGKFYVFTVLKKKNRSRVDRTAGSGSWKEEQSSDFRDLQGDVIGYKKLFTFKPKAGSSAKADKAENGHWIMYEYSKHPRNETDRVLCVIHNKYAGEASKKVRRNLHAPVQLEEENPRAKKAQTLRDDHTYAIDVPATASPSSTTAAAQAQPSSSPALNEDGVFIPRNNISFTTRNANSLPPTWANVQEDSRPAGAPAFGGPNGGPFSMMGMAAPRVDWEWADRLKKMEISPTVKHLFCAVVEQRARALHGRMERPR; this is translated from the exons ATGGCGACTAGGCATCCCGGGTTTTGCTTTCAACCCACCGACCAAGAACTCTTTTCCGATTACTTGATGCGGAGGCTGAATAAAGAACCACTGCCTGACCCCAACCTCATCCGCGATTGTGACGTGTACGGCGGCGGGGAGCCCTGGAAGATCTTCGACAAGGATAGGGGCGGGAAGTTCTATGTTTTCACagtgctgaagaagaagaacagatcAAGGGTGGACAGGACCGCTGGCTCAGGTTCTTGGAAGGAAGAACAGAGTTCCGATTTCAGGGATTTGCAAGGTGACGTGATTGGCTACAAGAAACTCTTTACTTTCAAACCGAAAGCCGGCTCGAGCGCGAAAGCTGACAAGGCCGAGAATGGGCACTGGATCATGTACGAGTACTCGAAGCATCCTCGCAAC GAAACGGACCGTGTCTTATGCGTAATTCATAACAAATACGCGGGGGAAGCAAGCAAGAAGGTTCGCCGGAATCTGCACGCCCCAGTGCAACTTGAGGAAGAGAATCCACGGGCAAAGAAGGCACAGACACTCCGCGATGATCACACATACGCCATCGACGTTCCTGCCACCGCATCGCCATCCTCAACGACTGCTGCCGCTCAAGCTCAACCATCCTCTTCCCCGGCTTTGAACGAAGACGGAGTCTTCATTCCACGGAATAACATCAGCTTCACCACCAGAAATGCCAATTCGCTTCCTCCGACATGGGCGAACGTGCAAGAAGATTCCCGCCCGGCAGGTGCCCCGGCTTTTGGTGGCCCAAATGGTGGTCCCTTTTCGATGATGGGCATGGCAGCACCTAGGGTCGACTGGGAATGGGCGGAtcggttgaagaagatggaaataAGTCCGACGGTCAAGCATCTCTTTTGTGCAGTCGTCGAGCAACGCGCTCGAGCTCTTCATGGAAGGATGGAGCGACCTCGTTGA